In Candidatus Vicinibacter proximus, the following are encoded in one genomic region:
- a CDS encoding caspase family protein, translated as MKYSLLLFSICFNGFLFSQSNKEISKGVSPIPLIDDKHSTLKNTYAVVVGISDYQDKDIPDLRFADKDAEAFANFLRSPSGGSLNGDHLQVLTNTQATAGRLAEALDALIEKAKKDDQVIIYFSGHGDVEGKKLTQPGFLLCWDAPSRVYMGGGTYSLSFLQEVVSTLSVQNQAKVIVITDACHAGKLSGNQIGGAQLTTANLAKQYANEVKILSCQPNEFSLEGPQWGGGRGVFSYHLIDGLFGLADRNNDGQVTLGEIDRYLEDHVTGEAAPQSQIPILLGSKTEPLAKVDQKIMAEIKKNKLNAIPVFAEIDGKGIEGNLLHNLDTTIHKIYLAFNLAIKEKRFFKPRGNSAEGYFAALMREESLKPFYGLIKRNYAAALQDDAQQVINIWLAADVKQLECIGKTLNLNAIPEQLEEAAQLLGETHYMYPSIQARKFLFQGILAQRNLISDATLTRNCMKLFEKSKELEPQSPLPWYCLSQIYVSKLKLSDSAFIAAQFAKNLAPNWVLPFADLAHYFNNSRQGILAKKALQEAEAIDSLHPYVINRWADWNLIQGNKMIALDLYLKYRLSGGKLYTCWHNNLAMILQDLGKFKDTEVELLNALALDSTNAVVWVTLAENYRKLKTFDKTESALKKAISLQPNLVEAWVNLGQLYIQTQKFNDAEYALKKSIALDSSMVMAWGNLGDLYRQTKQYVESEIALKKVIALDSNFYQAHYMLGMVCYRTLRMEEANKYFLKARAINPKFRSSFIGLAYVLVANGKAIDAIGYVEQAINLGVKFEQLENDQDLKPLHAFPEWKSMLKKYFPDTMKE; from the coding sequence ATGAAATATTCTTTACTACTATTTAGCATTTGCTTTAACGGTTTTCTATTTTCACAATCGAATAAAGAAATTTCAAAGGGAGTATCCCCAATTCCATTAATTGATGATAAACATTCAACATTAAAAAACACCTACGCCGTCGTCGTCGGCATCTCTGACTACCAGGACAAAGACATTCCCGATTTGCGATTTGCCGATAAGGATGCTGAGGCGTTTGCTAACTTTCTGCGATCTCCTTCAGGAGGATCGTTAAACGGTGATCACCTTCAAGTGTTGACCAATACCCAGGCTACCGCAGGTCGTTTAGCTGAAGCGCTGGATGCCCTTATCGAGAAAGCCAAAAAGGACGATCAGGTAATCATCTACTTCTCCGGGCATGGGGATGTAGAAGGAAAAAAATTGACCCAACCAGGCTTTCTGCTTTGCTGGGATGCGCCGTCGCGGGTGTATATGGGAGGCGGAACTTATTCCTTATCTTTTTTACAAGAAGTTGTCTCTACCCTATCGGTGCAAAATCAGGCCAAAGTCATAGTCATCACCGATGCCTGTCATGCCGGAAAATTATCCGGTAACCAAATCGGTGGCGCGCAACTCACAACTGCAAATCTTGCGAAACAATATGCTAATGAAGTAAAGATCCTCTCTTGTCAACCTAATGAATTTTCACTCGAAGGTCCTCAATGGGGTGGTGGTCGTGGGGTATTTAGTTATCATCTTATTGATGGTTTGTTTGGATTAGCAGATCGTAACAATGACGGCCAAGTTACCTTAGGTGAAATTGACCGCTATCTGGAGGATCATGTCACTGGAGAAGCTGCTCCGCAAAGTCAAATCCCCATTTTACTTGGAAGCAAAACAGAGCCATTGGCGAAGGTAGACCAAAAAATTATGGCGGAAATAAAGAAGAACAAGTTAAATGCAATACCAGTTTTCGCAGAAATTGATGGTAAAGGAATTGAAGGTAATTTGTTACACAACCTGGATACAACTATCCATAAAATATACCTGGCTTTCAATTTGGCGATTAAAGAAAAACGATTTTTTAAACCCAGGGGTAATTCCGCCGAAGGTTATTTTGCAGCTCTCATGAGGGAGGAATCTTTGAAACCTTTCTATGGTCTAATCAAAAGAAACTACGCTGCAGCGCTGCAGGATGATGCGCAGCAAGTCATAAATATTTGGTTGGCAGCTGATGTTAAGCAATTAGAATGTATAGGTAAAACATTAAATCTTAACGCCATACCGGAGCAACTTGAAGAAGCAGCCCAACTATTAGGTGAAACTCATTATATGTACCCATCTATACAGGCTAGAAAATTTTTATTTCAAGGGATTTTGGCACAACGAAATTTAATCTCTGACGCGACGCTTACTAGAAATTGCATGAAGCTATTTGAAAAGTCAAAAGAACTGGAGCCACAGTCTCCCTTGCCTTGGTATTGTTTGAGTCAAATCTATGTCTCAAAACTGAAACTATCTGACTCAGCCTTTATAGCTGCACAATTTGCAAAGAATCTTGCACCAAATTGGGTACTGCCATTTGCCGATCTCGCCCACTATTTCAACAACAGCAGACAAGGTATTTTGGCAAAAAAAGCTTTGCAAGAAGCTGAGGCCATCGATTCCTTGCACCCTTATGTGATCAATAGATGGGCGGATTGGAATTTGATTCAAGGGAATAAAATGATAGCATTGGATTTATATCTAAAATACAGATTGTCAGGAGGTAAATTATACACCTGCTGGCACAACAATTTAGCTATGATTTTGCAAGATTTGGGAAAATTCAAAGATACTGAAGTAGAATTGCTAAATGCACTTGCTTTAGACTCAACTAATGCAGTAGTTTGGGTTACATTGGCCGAAAATTACAGGAAACTCAAGACTTTTGACAAAACTGAGTCAGCATTAAAAAAGGCAATTTCTCTGCAACCCAATTTGGTCGAAGCATGGGTGAATTTAGGTCAGCTCTACATTCAGACCCAAAAATTTAATGATGCGGAGTATGCGCTTAAAAAATCCATAGCACTTGATTCTAGTATGGTAATGGCGTGGGGAAACCTAGGTGATCTGTATAGACAGACCAAACAATATGTTGAGTCAGAGATTGCGTTGAAAAAAGTGATTGCCCTTGATTCAAACTTTTATCAAGCCCATTATATGCTTGGTATGGTTTGTTATAGAACTTTGAGAATGGAAGAGGCTAATAAGTATTTTTTAAAAGCCAGAGCAATAAATCCAAAATTTAGAAGCTCATTTATTGGTTTGGCCTATGTCCTAGTTGCAAATGGCAAGGCTATCGATGCAATTGGCTATGTTGAACAGGCAATCAACCTCGGTGTTAAATTTGAACAACTCGAGAATGATCAAGATCTAAAACCGCTCCATGCATTTCCTGAATGGAAAAGTATGTTGAAAAAATATTTTCCAGATACAATGAAGGAATAA
- a CDS encoding caspase family protein, which yields MKYCIIYFLFPFLVYAQNQKGASPKANTQSRSLETNSATYAVVVGISDYQDKDIPDLRFADKDAEAFANFLRSPAGGSLNTDHLKVLLNKQATMAQFANALDWLMENAKENDQAIVYFSGHGDVEKKTLTQPGFLLCWDAPARVYMAGGAFALPMLQEVISTLSIQTKAKVVVILDACRAGKLAGSSVGGAQATAANLSKQFANEVKMLSCQPNEYSIEGEQWGGGRGAFSFNLVNSLYGLADANQDLVVTLQEVGRYLEDHVTAEVAPVNQMPMVLGNRNEKIAIVDPSILAAFQTVKANQMAMLSAIDTRGIEEDVLGTLDSTTLMIYKLFKKSLEDQVFWNQLRSVPRLITNYLWPNLE from the coding sequence ATGAAGTACTGTATCATTTATTTTCTGTTTCCATTTTTGGTGTATGCGCAAAATCAAAAGGGTGCATCCCCAAAAGCCAATACCCAATCCCGAAGCCTCGAGACCAACAGCGCCACCTATGCTGTCGTGGTCGGTATCTCCGACTACCAGGACAAGGATATTCCTGATCTGCGCTTTGCCGATAAGGATGCCGAGGCATTTGCTAATTTCCTGCGGTCACCTGCGGGTGGCTCTCTCAACACTGATCATTTGAAAGTATTGTTAAACAAACAAGCCACCATGGCTCAGTTTGCCAATGCACTGGATTGGCTGATGGAAAATGCCAAAGAGAACGATCAGGCAATAGTTTATTTCTCTGGTCATGGTGATGTAGAAAAGAAGACTTTGACTCAACCGGGGTTTTTGTTATGTTGGGATGCACCTGCCAGAGTTTATATGGCAGGTGGAGCATTTGCGCTTCCGATGTTGCAGGAAGTCATTTCTACATTATCTATACAAACCAAGGCTAAAGTGGTAGTGATCTTAGATGCTTGTCGCGCAGGGAAACTCGCCGGTAGTTCTGTTGGTGGTGCACAAGCTACTGCAGCTAATTTATCAAAGCAATTTGCCAATGAAGTCAAGATGTTATCCTGCCAACCAAACGAATACTCCATAGAGGGCGAACAATGGGGTGGAGGTCGAGGTGCTTTTTCTTTTAATTTGGTCAATTCTTTGTATGGATTGGCAGATGCCAATCAAGACCTAGTGGTGACTCTGCAGGAAGTTGGTCGTTATCTTGAAGACCACGTAACTGCCGAAGTTGCCCCAGTTAACCAAATGCCAATGGTTTTGGGCAATCGGAATGAAAAAATAGCTATAGTTGATCCGTCCATTTTAGCTGCCTTTCAAACTGTAAAGGCCAATCAAATGGCAATGTTGTCGGCCATAGATACAAGAGGGATTGAGGAGGATGTTTTAGGCACATTAGACTCAACTACCTTAATGATTTACAAACTTTTCAAAAAATCGCTTGAAGATCAAGTTTTTTGGAACCAGCTACGCAGTGTTCCGAGGCTTATTACCAATTACTTATGGCCGAACCTAGAATGA
- a CDS encoding tetratricopeptide repeat protein has protein sequence MAEPRMKRLHSTITRNYAAALQEEAQQTLNFWLKVNLTKNMQPGSNQKTPFSKVKVRIQSFSKYLERAAELLGNKHYMYKSLMARKYFFEGYLLANTHNNPDKNLGEMALAHFRQSLKWEPDQPHVYWQMSRVFGHNLPEPDSVEHYTQAAINLYPSWIKPKVEGAFLLFENFNRWSKAQVLLDQAIQIDSTSDELFNVLSLYNLKQNKFETAEHYIKKAISLDSTDGFYWYNFGATLKSKGEWEKAIHAVKTAIQLDSAFAPAWRLLGNLYTKTNRLAETEQPLLKSVALDPMLYNGYVDLGKLYFQTNRINEAETSLKKAISLDEKEGQAHFELGFLYSRTKRFSEAKQQYEKAISCDTTNKFYWLDFGSLYLEYQQYDKAIEIYKKSISIDSTYNLSYNQLGYAYLATSNFILAEQALKKAIFLDSTLANPNKHLGMVYYKTNRMAESRKCIQKALSLNPKYAAAYIALACLDFSEGKLSESLENIEKAIANGLGYMQLIKDEELTLLREKPEWKTIMKKHFPDKFKD, from the coding sequence ATGGCCGAACCTAGAATGAAACGCCTCCATTCGACCATCACACGCAACTATGCTGCAGCTTTACAAGAAGAAGCACAGCAGACTTTAAATTTTTGGCTAAAAGTCAATTTGACTAAAAACATGCAGCCCGGTTCAAATCAAAAAACTCCTTTTAGTAAAGTTAAAGTAAGAATTCAGAGTTTCAGTAAGTACCTGGAAAGAGCGGCTGAACTGTTAGGTAACAAACATTATATGTACAAATCCTTAATGGCCAGAAAGTATTTTTTTGAAGGATATCTGTTGGCAAATACACATAATAATCCGGATAAGAACTTGGGAGAAATGGCATTGGCGCACTTTCGCCAATCTTTAAAATGGGAACCTGACCAACCACATGTCTATTGGCAGATGAGTAGGGTATTTGGACATAACCTACCTGAACCCGATTCAGTTGAGCATTATACTCAGGCGGCAATTAATTTGTACCCATCGTGGATAAAGCCAAAAGTTGAAGGCGCTTTTTTACTTTTTGAGAATTTTAATCGATGGTCAAAAGCACAAGTTCTTCTGGATCAGGCAATCCAAATAGATTCAACTTCAGATGAGTTATTTAATGTTTTAAGCTTGTATAATCTTAAACAAAACAAATTTGAAACAGCGGAACATTACATCAAAAAGGCTATTTCTCTTGATTCCACTGATGGTTTTTATTGGTACAACTTTGGGGCAACATTGAAAAGTAAAGGCGAATGGGAAAAAGCGATACATGCAGTTAAAACTGCCATACAGCTGGATTCAGCTTTTGCCCCCGCTTGGCGCCTCCTAGGAAATCTGTATACAAAAACGAATCGTCTTGCAGAAACGGAGCAGCCGTTATTAAAATCTGTAGCACTTGACCCAATGCTGTATAATGGGTATGTAGATTTGGGAAAATTGTACTTTCAAACCAATCGCATCAATGAGGCGGAAACATCCTTAAAAAAGGCAATCTCATTAGACGAAAAGGAGGGACAAGCCCATTTCGAATTAGGGTTTCTCTATTCGCGTACTAAGCGCTTTTCAGAAGCAAAACAACAGTATGAAAAGGCGATAAGCTGCGATACCACCAACAAATTCTATTGGCTAGATTTCGGAAGTTTGTATCTTGAATACCAACAATATGACAAAGCAATTGAAATCTACAAAAAATCCATTTCTATAGACTCTACCTATAACCTCAGCTATAACCAACTGGGGTATGCCTACTTGGCCACCTCCAATTTTATCTTAGCTGAACAGGCCTTAAAAAAGGCCATATTTTTAGATTCAACGCTTGCTAATCCGAATAAGCACCTTGGCATGGTTTACTATAAAACGAACAGAATGGCAGAATCAAGGAAATGCATTCAGAAAGCGCTTTCCCTTAACCCCAAGTATGCAGCTGCATATATTGCTTTGGCTTGCCTTGACTTTTCTGAGGGAAAATTGTCAGAATCACTTGAAAACATCGAAAAGGCCATCGCGAATGGCTTAGGCTATATGCAATTGATTAAAGATGAAGAGCTTACGTTGCTGCGTGAAAAACCGGAGTGGAAAACCATTATGAAAAAACACTTCCCCGATAAATTTAAAGACTAA
- a CDS encoding tetratricopeptide repeat protein — MKYFIIFLAVPLLSFSQNKGVSPNSTNSTSSSGQTYAVVVGISDYQDKDIPDLRFADKDAEAFANFLRSNAGGNLDHDHLKLLVNEEATMAQFANALDWLWEVCKEGDQAIIYFSGHGDVEKKSLTQPGFLLCWDAPARVYMAGGAFALPMLQEVVSTLSIQNKAKVLVITDACRSGTLAGSSVGGSQATAANLAKQFGNEIKIMSCQPNEYSIEGQQWGGGRGAFSYHLLDALYGLADNNKDLFVTLQEVGRYLEDHVTNEVAPVSQMPMVVGNRNEQLAKVDKNILASIMSGKSNQTLMLSAIESRGIEEEVLKDLDSSIHKVYHLFKNALKEKVFFEPVNACADSYYEKLIKEPKLERLHSTIKRNYAAALQDDAQQVINIWLKADVKQLECIGKSIPLEPISKLLEKASSLLGENHYMSKVLISRKLLFEGVLLSQKNRNPNKNLAIKCISKFNQAILLEPSSPINWHQMSLVYLYNLNQIDSAIQCIKKVKELAPNWLLPLVDVGFGLIGKGNFKWAKYFLDDARSIDSLHPYVIQFEAEWYYSQGGSINNLKAIQLYEEYLKRNGPQFPCWYYGYSNILKSNGRQKEALQVLEVALSMDSTEVLIWSSLGRFLSEMKNYEQAETAILKAISLDSTNLRAWFDLGLTYQNQNKFKVAEIAYKKAISLDSSIWYPWSYLGLLYLNKGRFIEAESTYLKYLSQDSTDALSWSNLGLVYSNLNKLEESEQSYRKSISLDSTNTTTWSNLGLLYSNMNKPLKSENAYLKSISLDSTNTTTWSNLGLLYSNMNKPLKSENAYLKSISLDSTNTTTWSNLGLLYSNMNKPLKSENAYLKSISLDSTNTTTWSNLGLLYFDLAWYEKAEHACRKSISFDSSNYTCWSNLGLLYSKMKRFQEAEGALKRSIALNSKFPNPNKHLGIVYFKMGQMETAKKFLQKAIELDQDYLSAYLGMSYVLISEHNYTEAIRYIELAIQKKATQEQLEKDDELSVLRNVAEWNSLMKKYFPETFKN; from the coding sequence ATGAAATACTTTATCATCTTTTTAGCAGTACCTCTTTTATCTTTTTCTCAAAACAAAGGAGTATCACCAAATTCAACCAATTCGACCAGTTCATCTGGCCAAACTTACGCAGTCGTCGTCGGCATCTCGGATTATCAGGACAAAGACATTCCTGATCTGCGATTTGCCGATAAAGACGCGGAGGCCTTTGCAAATTTCTTAAGATCAAACGCAGGAGGAAACCTGGATCATGACCATCTTAAATTGTTGGTAAATGAAGAGGCTACAATGGCACAATTCGCCAATGCCCTGGATTGGTTGTGGGAAGTTTGTAAGGAAGGGGATCAGGCCATTATTTATTTTTCGGGACATGGCGATGTTGAGAAAAAGAGTTTGACACAACCCGGATTTTTATTGTGTTGGGATGCTCCTGCACGAGTGTATATGGCCGGTGGAGCATTTGCATTGCCTATGTTGCAGGAAGTGGTTTCAACTTTATCTATACAAAACAAAGCCAAGGTCCTTGTCATAACCGATGCTTGTCGTTCGGGAACCCTGGCAGGAAGTTCAGTAGGAGGTTCACAAGCTACAGCAGCAAATCTTGCAAAACAATTTGGAAATGAAATCAAGATCATGTCATGCCAGCCGAATGAATACAGTATAGAAGGCCAGCAATGGGGCGGAGGGCGAGGTGCTTTTTCTTATCATCTTCTAGATGCACTTTATGGTTTAGCAGATAACAACAAAGACTTATTTGTGACTTTACAGGAAGTGGGAAGATATCTTGAAGATCATGTAACCAATGAAGTCGCGCCTGTCAGTCAGATGCCAATGGTAGTTGGAAATCGCAATGAACAATTAGCTAAAGTAGATAAAAATATATTAGCATCTATTATGTCAGGTAAGTCAAATCAAACTTTAATGTTGTCTGCAATTGAATCAAGAGGAATTGAGGAAGAAGTTTTGAAAGACCTTGACTCTTCCATTCATAAAGTGTATCATCTTTTTAAAAATGCTCTTAAAGAGAAAGTTTTTTTTGAACCAGTGAATGCTTGTGCAGATTCATATTATGAAAAATTAATTAAAGAACCAAAATTAGAACGATTGCATTCGACAATTAAACGAAATTATGCAGCTGCTTTACAGGATGATGCGCAACAAGTAATTAATATTTGGTTGAAAGCCGATGTAAAACAACTAGAATGTATTGGCAAAAGTATTCCATTAGAGCCAATTTCAAAATTGCTGGAAAAAGCAAGTTCTCTACTTGGTGAAAATCATTACATGTCTAAGGTTCTAATTTCAAGAAAACTTTTATTTGAAGGTGTTTTATTAAGTCAAAAAAATAGAAATCCTAATAAGAATTTGGCAATCAAATGCATTTCAAAATTTAATCAAGCAATTCTACTAGAGCCAAGTTCTCCAATTAATTGGCATCAAATGAGTTTGGTTTATTTGTACAATTTAAATCAAATAGATTCTGCAATTCAATGTATCAAAAAGGTAAAAGAGCTTGCTCCAAATTGGTTGCTTCCATTAGTTGATGTAGGCTTTGGGCTAATTGGAAAAGGAAATTTTAAATGGGCAAAATATTTTCTAGACGATGCTCGCTCGATAGATTCGTTACACCCCTATGTAATTCAATTTGAAGCAGAATGGTATTACTCCCAAGGAGGCTCCATCAATAACTTGAAAGCAATTCAATTATATGAAGAGTACTTAAAAAGGAATGGCCCTCAATTTCCATGTTGGTATTATGGATATTCAAATATTTTGAAATCAAATGGAAGACAAAAAGAAGCATTACAAGTATTGGAAGTAGCCTTGTCCATGGATTCAACAGAAGTTTTAATTTGGAGTTCACTTGGTAGATTCTTAAGTGAAATGAAAAATTATGAACAAGCAGAAACTGCAATTTTAAAAGCTATTTCCTTAGATTCGACAAACTTAAGAGCGTGGTTTGATTTAGGTCTTACCTACCAAAACCAAAATAAGTTTAAAGTAGCTGAAATTGCTTATAAAAAGGCAATTTCCTTGGATTCAAGTATCTGGTACCCCTGGTCTTATCTAGGCCTATTGTATTTAAATAAAGGAAGATTTATTGAAGCTGAGAGTACATATTTAAAGTACCTATCTCAAGATTCAACGGATGCATTAAGTTGGTCTAATTTAGGTCTAGTTTATAGTAATTTAAACAAACTTGAGGAGTCCGAACAAAGTTACAGAAAGTCAATTTCTTTAGATTCCACAAACACCACAACCTGGTCAAATCTTGGATTATTATATAGTAATATGAACAAACCTCTGAAATCAGAAAATGCTTATTTAAAGTCAATTTCTTTAGATTCCACAAACACCACAACCTGGTCGAATCTTGGATTATTATATAGTAATATGAACAAACCTCTGAAATCAGAAAATGCTTATTTAAAGTCAATTTCTTTAGATTCCACAAACACTACAACCTGGTCGAATCTTGGATTATTATATAGTAATATGAACAAACCTCTGAAATCAGAAAATGCTTATTTAAAGTCAATTTCTTTAGATTCCACAAACACCACAACCTGGTCGAATCTTGGATTATTATATTTCGATTTGGCTTGGTACGAAAAAGCCGAACATGCTTGTAGAAAGTCGATTTCTTTTGATTCATCAAATTACACCTGTTGGTCCAATCTAGGACTTTTATACAGTAAAATGAAAAGATTTCAGGAAGCTGAAGGGGCATTAAAACGATCGATCGCATTAAATTCAAAGTTCCCAAACCCAAATAAACACCTTGGGATAGTTTATTTTAAAATGGGTCAAATGGAAACTGCTAAGAAATTTTTACAAAAAGCTATTGAATTAGATCAGGATTATTTAAGTGCTTATCTTGGAATGTCATACGTGTTGATTTCAGAACACAACTATACTGAAGCAATACGATATATAGAACTTGCTATACAGAAAAAAGCTACACAAGAACAATTGGAAAAAGATGATGAGTTATCTGTATTGCGTAATGTAGCTGAATGGAACTCCCTGATGAAAAAGTATTTTCCTGAAACATTCAAAAATTAG
- a CDS encoding caspase family protein: MKMKFAIKNRLPNHGKIMSFYTKLGIFIFPFYIFSQQPVPSGKGATPISKIQINENQRKNTYAVVVGISDYQDKDIPDLRFADKDAEAFANYLRSNAGGNLDHDHLKLLVNEEATMAQFANALDWLWENVKEGNQAIIYFSGHGDVEKKSLTQPGFLLCWDAPARVYMAGGAFALPMLQEVISTLSIQNKAKVIVITDACRSGKLAGSSVGGAQATASNLSKQFANEIKILSCQPNEYSIEGEQWGGGRGAFSYNLVNALYGLADVNKDLSITLQEIGRYLEDHVAAEVAPVSQLPMVLGNRNEKVATVNPMILANVQSGRDHKTTMISPIEARGMEEDVLTLVDSSTRTVYNLFNKALKDKAFLEPVNQCAESYYALLISEPRLERLHSTLKRNYAAALQDGAQQWLNSFLKDPKFHGKRNLDLVRPFPIWLKRAAELLGEKHYMHAVLRARQYFFEGKILAPLSLGPNKSLGQKALEALNISLLWVPNQPHVFMRCGQIYQYMFLNADSAEYYFKKAAEFAPNWVLPYTQLATLNFGQKNKLNQAQRYLEYAEKLDSNSVDVCYWFAQYYIHIGDLKKAEATYKKCILLDVENPEFHNALGNIFLDANRLVEARQEFERAALMDSIDSEPVRQLGITLELMQDHDGAEKTFLRSIQIDSTDALSYFQLALLYTAKLRHLEAEKLYLKATQIDPSFSAAFYNIACLKATVGQTNLAFEYLEKAFAAGFIDFEFAQNDTDLMSLRSQTKRWNTLMKNYFPDQFKD; encoded by the coding sequence ATGAAAATGAAATTTGCAATAAAAAATAGACTTCCTAACCATGGTAAAATAATGTCCTTCTATACAAAACTTGGAATCTTCATATTTCCATTTTACATTTTTAGTCAACAACCTGTCCCTTCTGGAAAAGGGGCAACACCCATCTCAAAAATACAGATAAATGAGAACCAAAGAAAAAACACCTACGCCGTCGTCGTCGGCATCTCCGATTACCAGGACAAGGACATCCCAGACTTGCGTTTTGCAGATAAAGATGCAGAAGCATTTGCCAATTATTTGAGATCAAATGCCGGAGGAAACCTGGATCATGACCATCTTAAATTGTTGGTAAATGAAGAAGCTACAATGGCACAATTCGCCAATGCACTGGACTGGCTATGGGAAAATGTGAAAGAAGGTAATCAGGCTATCATTTATTTTTCCGGACATGGCGATGTTGAGAAAAAAAGTTTAACCCAGCCTGGCTTTCTACTATGTTGGGATGCTCCTGCTCGCGTCTATATGGCTGGAGGAGCATTTGCCTTACCGATGTTGCAAGAAGTGATTTCCACACTCTCTATTCAGAATAAAGCAAAAGTAATTGTCATTACAGATGCATGCAGGTCCGGAAAACTAGCAGGTAGTTCTGTGGGTGGGGCTCAAGCTACTGCCTCCAATCTTTCCAAGCAATTTGCGAATGAAATCAAAATATTATCATGTCAACCCAACGAATACTCCATTGAAGGAGAACAATGGGGCGGTGGCCGTGGTGCTTTTTCTTATAACCTCGTTAATGCCTTGTATGGTCTTGCTGATGTCAATAAAGACTTATCGATTACCTTACAGGAGATTGGCAGATACTTAGAAGACCATGTCGCTGCAGAGGTGGCACCGGTGAGTCAGTTACCGATGGTATTGGGTAATCGCAATGAAAAAGTTGCAACGGTAAATCCTATGATTCTCGCTAATGTGCAATCCGGCAGAGACCATAAAACGACGATGATTTCGCCAATAGAAGCACGAGGAATGGAAGAAGATGTTTTGACTCTAGTGGACAGCAGCACACGAACAGTATACAATCTGTTTAATAAAGCACTCAAAGATAAAGCATTTCTAGAACCTGTCAATCAATGTGCAGAGTCCTATTATGCTCTGCTGATCAGTGAGCCGAGGTTAGAACGTTTGCACTCTACTTTGAAAAGGAATTATGCAGCAGCACTGCAGGATGGAGCACAACAATGGTTAAATAGCTTTCTAAAGGACCCCAAGTTTCATGGTAAACGCAACTTAGACTTAGTGAGGCCATTTCCGATTTGGTTAAAAAGGGCAGCAGAATTATTGGGTGAAAAGCACTACATGCATGCTGTGCTTAGGGCAAGACAATATTTTTTTGAAGGAAAAATCTTAGCACCGTTAAGTCTGGGACCGAATAAGTCACTTGGACAAAAAGCGCTTGAAGCATTGAACATTTCGCTGCTTTGGGTGCCAAATCAACCTCATGTTTTTATGCGTTGCGGACAGATATACCAGTATATGTTTTTGAATGCTGATTCAGCTGAATATTATTTCAAAAAGGCAGCTGAATTTGCCCCAAACTGGGTTCTGCCATATACCCAATTAGCAACCCTTAACTTTGGTCAAAAGAATAAGCTTAATCAAGCTCAACGGTATTTAGAATATGCTGAAAAATTGGACTCCAATTCGGTGGATGTTTGCTATTGGTTTGCACAATATTATATCCATATTGGAGATTTGAAAAAAGCTGAAGCCACTTATAAAAAGTGTATACTGCTTGATGTTGAAAATCCAGAATTTCATAATGCTCTCGGGAATATCTTCCTTGATGCCAATCGGTTAGTGGAGGCAAGACAAGAATTTGAGCGTGCTGCATTGATGGATTCAATAGACAGTGAACCGGTAAGGCAATTGGGAATTACATTAGAGCTTATGCAAGACCATGATGGCGCAGAAAAGACTTTTTTGAGGTCCATTCAAATCGATTCTACTGACGCCCTGTCTTATTTTCAACTAGCCCTACTATATACTGCCAAGTTGCGCCATTTGGAAGCCGAGAAGCTTTATCTTAAAGCAACACAAATTGATCCATCATTTTCAGCTGCATTTTACAACATTGCATGTTTGAAAGCCACCGTTGGTCAGACAAATCTGGCATTTGAATATTTGGAGAAAGCCTTTGCCGCAGGCTTTATTGATTTTGAATTTGCCCAAAATGATACTGACCTAATGTCGTTAAGATCCCAAACCAAAAGATGGAATACCCTAATGAAAAACTACTTTCCGGATCAATTCAAAGATTAA